In a single window of the Cucumis melo cultivar AY chromosome 11, USDA_Cmelo_AY_1.0, whole genome shotgun sequence genome:
- the LOC103498883 gene encoding protein TIFY 9, whose amino-acid sequence MARATVELDFFGLEKEASSKSQFHSLLHRKRSFRGIHSAISKIDPQLLKSVIGSASSISQPPTPKAAANHNVLSPLPLYTPIFKPTGSELLQHTSQMTIFYNGTVAVFDVPRDKAENILKLVAEGKAEANPTVAIPSTDHQQQLLASLDGDLPIARKKSLQRFLEKRKERLTTASPYAFPCPHLT is encoded by the exons ATGGCTAGGGCAACTGTTGAGCTTGATTTCTTCGGTCTCGAGAAGGAGGCTTCCTCCAAGTCTCAGTTTCACTCTCTCCTTCACCGCAAGAGAAGTTTTCGAG GCATTCACAGCGCCATTTCCAAGATCGATCCTCAGCTACTCAAATCTGTCATCGGCTCTGCCTCCTCCATTTCTCAGCCTCCTACTCCCAAAGCTGCTGCTAACCACAACGTTCTCTCGCCTTTGCCTCTCTATACACCTATCTTCAA GCCGACCggttctgaattgcttcaacatACATCTCAGATGACTATCTTTTATAACGGAACTGTCGCCGTTTTTGACGTTCCTCGTGACAAG GCTGAGAACATTCTGAAACTTGTTGCGGAAGGAAAAGCGGAAGCCAATCCTACGGTTGCAATTCCATCCACCGACCACCAGCAACAGTTGCTTGCATCTCTTGATGGAG ATCTTCCAATCGCAAGGAAGAAGTCGCTTCAAAGATTCTTAGAGAAGCGTAAGGAGAG GTTGACTACGGCTTCACCATATGCATTCCCCTGCCCCCACCTAACTTAG